A genomic window from Engraulis encrasicolus isolate BLACKSEA-1 chromosome 14, IST_EnEncr_1.0, whole genome shotgun sequence includes:
- the igsf8 gene encoding immunoglobulin superfamily member 8 yields the protein MAPGRIAIVCLQWVIHSALCREVIVPSGPLYRVAGFPLTLPCAVTGYEGPRTQDFEWFQYRQDTGGHQIGVVSTRDQDFPYAPFQGRVRSGEIRVERDSGDRSRLVVQRLRPDDQGRFECYTPSTDTRYQGNYSASVVVKVIPDTLLISHPRTLGSQPMTEGSELQLTCKAAAQSSQHTHVSVTFGVRGGAGAALGPPGAQGHTLREIISVDRSLAVLPGRRGSYEKRYAAGEISVEKRAGDSSGDLYVMTLRAVTPEDSGAYFCEAAQWIQDPDMSWQRIAQRTLELGNLTVQPLADTLVVSSNPKGDVTLQVGSPLSLTCQVSGVGSWSRSSVLVQWMRRGGGSSAGGPDGSPSSSSSGGGVEVEVARVGPDGAVSWGDDAQRRQGAASMEKEAEGRYTLRRFAAYPSDAGVYRCVVSVFAGKPYPSPSTPATITQRSEGVMVNVRTKDVSVSAVAEVPRGPLLKRGNTVTILCNVTVATSGPSQVEVAWLYRRDSKEGLGEKPLADDPGRHMATLTYDGLTRLHANDTEISVDRLAPHCFRLRVHAARVEDQGHYQCQAGVWAQDPKGAWYYTGARAESATVRLYLYARVMDLLLIPLVVGVSSALFVGVVIIATVTCCFMRRLARQRSK from the exons ATGGCACCGGGGAGGATAGCAATCGTCTGTTTACAGTGGG TGATCCACAGTGCGCTGTGTCGCGAGGTGATCGTCCCCAGTGGCCCGCTGTACCGCGTGGCCGGTTTCCCCCTGACGCTGCCGTGTGCCGTCACGGGCTACGAGGGCCCGCGCACGCAGGACTTTGAGTGGTTCCAGTACCGGCAGGACACGGGCGGCCACCAGATCGGGGTGGTGTCCACGCGGGACCAGGACTTCCCCTACGCCCCCTTCCAGGGCCGGGTGCGCTCGGGGGAGATCCGCGTGGAGAGGGACTCGGGCGACCGCTCTCGGCTGGTGGTGCAGCGGCTGCGGCCCGACGACCAGGGACGCTTCGAGTGCTACACGCCCAGCACCGACACGCGCTACCAGGGCAACTACAGCGCCTCGGTGGTGGTGAAAG TCATCCCCGACACCCTCCTCATCAGCCACCCGCGCACCTTGGGCAGCCAGCCAATGACGGAGGGCTCGGAGCTGCAGCTCACGTGCAAAGCCGCCGCCCAGTCCAGCCAGCACACGCACGTGTCCGTCACCTTCGGGGTGCGCGGGGGGGCGGGAGCCGCGCTGGGGCCCCCGGGGGCCCAGGGCCACACCTTGCGGGAGATCATCTCCGTGGACCGCTCGCTGGCCGTGCTGCCGGGTCGCAGGGGCTCGTACGAGAAGCGTTACGCGGCCGGCGAGATCTCGGTGGAGAAGAGGGCGGGGGACAGCAGCGGCGACCTGTACGTCATGACACTGCGCGCCGTCACCCCCGAGGACTCGGGCGCGTACTTCTGCGAGGCGGCCCAGTGGATCCAGGACCCCGACATGTCCTGGCAGAGGATCGCCCAGCGGACCCTGGAGCTGGGCAACCTGACCGTGCAGCCCCTGG CGGACACCCTGGTGGTGAGCTCCAACCCCAAGGGCGACGTGACCCTGCAGGTGGGCTCCCCTCTCAGCCTGACGTGCCAGGTGTCCGGGGTGGGCTCCTGGAGCCGCTCCTCAGTGCTGGTGCAGTGGATGAGgcgcggcggcggcagcagcgctGGGGGCCCCGACggctccccgtcctcctcctcctctggggggggcgtggaggtggaggtggcgcgCGTGGGCCCCGACGGGGCGGTCAGCTGGGGCGACGACGCACAGCGGCGCCAGGGGGCGGCCTCCATGGAGAAGGAAGCGGAGGGGAGGTACACGCTGCGGCGCTTCGCCGCCTACCCGTCGGACGCCGGGGTGTACCGCTGTGTGGTGAGCGTCTTCGCGGGCAAGCCGTACCCGAGTCCGTCCACCCCGGCGACGATCACCCAGCGCTCTGAGGGCGTGATGGTCAACGTCAGGACTAAAG ACGTGAGTGTGTCGGCGGTGGCGGAGGTGCCTCGCGGCCCCCTGCTGAAGAGAGGCAACACGGTGACCATCCTCTGCAACGTGACCGTGGCCACCTCGGGCCCCTCGCAGGTGGAGGTGGCATGGCTGTACCGGCGCGACTCTAAGGAAGGGCTCGGCGAGAAGCCCCTGGCGGACGACCCCGGACGGCACATGGCCACCCTGACCTACGACGGCCTGACGCGCCTCCACGCCAACGACACGGAGATCAGCGTGGACCGCCTGGCGCCGCACTGCTTCCGCCTGAGGGTGCACGCCGCCCGGGTGGAGGACCAGGGCCACTACCAGTGCCAGGCCGGCGTGTGGGCACAGGACCCCAAGGGGGCGTGGTACTACACGGGAGCCAGGGCCGAGTCCGCCACCGTACGGCTCTACCTGTACGCCAGAG TCATGGATCTTCTACTCATCCCCCTGGTTGTCGGGGTGTCGTCTGCCCTCTTTGTGGGTGTGGTCATCATCGCCACGGTGACCTGTTGCTTCATGAGGAGGTTGGCAAGGCAACGGTCAAAGTAG